A stretch of the Planktothricoides raciborskii GIHE-MW2 genome encodes the following:
- a CDS encoding caspase family protein: protein MTAIFQQGFALVVGVGGDLPNTIDDAKGLANILKDEGRCAYPTNQVNLLVSEAAIRENILSGLDNLAQTSNPDATVVIYFSGHGYHVETSIGSQYYLMPFWCQD, encoded by the coding sequence ATGACAGCAATTTTCCAGCAAGGTTTTGCCCTCGTGGTGGGGGTGGGCGGAGATTTACCGAATACCATCGATGATGCCAAAGGTTTGGCGAACATTCTCAAAGACGAGGGACGATGTGCCTATCCTACAAACCAAGTCAATTTATTAGTCAGCGAAGCCGCAATTCGCGAAAATATTCTCTCTGGATTAGATAATTTAGCCCAGACCAGCAACCCAGACGCTACAGTAGTGATTTATTTTTCTGGTCATGGCTATCACGTCGAGACATCCATCGGTAGTCAATATTATTTAATGCCTTTCTGGTGTCAGGACTGA
- a CDS encoding DUF565 domain-containing protein, with protein sequence MQNTRLNTLVDVTLNRLDEWLKNPWRRTSIQLLAFLLGFIAGQFIASIAGQRANLDVTMAAVFLIIIESYSRLIYRSNSEWTKSLFLQTINWFKIGVMYCLFLEAFKLAS encoded by the coding sequence ATGCAAAACACTCGTCTAAATACACTGGTAGATGTAACTTTAAATCGCTTAGATGAATGGTTAAAGAATCCCTGGCGCCGAACTTCTATACAATTATTGGCGTTTTTATTGGGTTTTATCGCCGGACAATTTATTGCCAGTATCGCCGGTCAAAGGGCAAATTTGGATGTAACAATGGCGGCGGTTTTCTTGATTATTATTGAAAGCTATAGTCGGTTGATTTATCGGTCTAACAGCGAATGGACTAAATCTTTATTTTTGCAAACCATAAACTGGTTTAAAATTGGTGTTATGTATTGTTTATTTTTGGAGGCTTTTAAACTTGCATCTTGA
- a CDS encoding glycerate kinase: MGSQILQNWATLGRRPNPEEWQQLEAWELQDEKRCLGLGIDPENITELLQQRSHLFEAVVGEVGHILGYLPVTTLWYLWIPLAMQLAAKQKILNRPLIQGILGGQGTGKTTMGKMLSLILRELGNRTLSLSIDDLYKTYAERQKLRELDPRLIWRGPPGTHDVELGLQVLDKLRQQPLKLETNSPNFIEIPRFDKSAYQGAGDRTTPEKIDGAEIILFEGWFVGVRPVEGDIWHNAPWPIITESDRLFAQDNNQRLREYLPLWQRLDSLIVLYPVDYRLSLAWRKQAEHEMIASGKSGMSDAEIEQFVYYFWQALHPELFIEPLIKNPQWVDLVITINRDRSIGQIYSPKPGFFA, translated from the coding sequence GTGGGGTCACAAATTCTGCAAAATTGGGCGACCCTGGGACGCCGCCCCAACCCGGAAGAATGGCAACAGCTAGAAGCCTGGGAATTGCAGGATGAAAAACGTTGTTTAGGGTTGGGAATCGATCCAGAAAATATTACGGAACTGCTTCAGCAGCGATCGCATTTATTTGAGGCAGTGGTGGGAGAAGTTGGCCATATTCTTGGCTATTTGCCCGTGACTACTTTATGGTATTTGTGGATTCCTTTGGCTATGCAATTAGCGGCAAAGCAAAAAATATTAAACCGTCCCTTAATTCAAGGCATTTTAGGCGGTCAGGGGACGGGCAAAACCACAATGGGCAAAATGCTGAGTTTGATTCTCCGTGAATTAGGCAATCGCACCTTAAGTTTATCCATTGATGACCTATATAAAACTTATGCAGAACGGCAAAAATTGCGGGAATTAGACCCCCGATTAATTTGGCGTGGCCCCCCAGGAACCCACGATGTAGAATTGGGTTTGCAAGTGCTGGATAAACTGCGTCAGCAACCTTTAAAATTAGAAACAAATTCGCCAAATTTTATAGAGATTCCTCGGTTTGATAAGTCAGCTTATCAAGGGGCAGGCGATCGCACCACTCCTGAAAAAATTGATGGTGCAGAAATTATTTTATTTGAGGGTTGGTTTGTGGGAGTTCGTCCCGTAGAGGGCGATATTTGGCACAATGCCCCGTGGCCAATTATTACAGAAAGCGATCGCCTTTTTGCCCAAGATAATAATCAAAGACTACGAGAATATTTACCTCTTTGGCAGCGGTTAGATAGTTTAATTGTCCTCTACCCGGTGGATTATCGCTTAAGTTTAGCATGGCGAAAACAGGCCGAACATGAGATGATTGCCAGCGGTAAATCGGGGATGAGTGATGCAGAAATTGAACAATTTGTTTACTATTTTTGGCAAGCCTTACATCCAGAGTTATTTATTGAACCCTTAATCAAAAATCCGCAATGGGTGGATTTAGTCATTACCATTAATCGCGATCGATCCATCGGGCAAATTTATTCTCCGAAACCGGGTTTCTTTGCTTAA
- a CDS encoding DNA phosphorothioation system restriction enzyme: MNQPSVNPPQGCPQIPETIQLRNYQKQAVASWFANQGRGTLKMATGSGKTITALAIATELYHKIGLQVLLVICPYRHLVTQWARECERFNLQPVLAFESVYEWQSLLSSQLYNIRAGNQAFLTVVTTNSTLIKDSFQSQLKYFPEKTLIVGDEAHNLGSLRLEESLPRNLGLRLALSATPERHFDEIGTQAIFDYFGSILQPELNLADAIRLGALVHYLYYPTLVQLTEEESITYHKLTTRIGWALSKNSDLDLDDNELVSNLLIQRARLIGNAQNKLTALREIMSNRLHTSHTLFYCGEGSSQSLDSESQRQITAVCRILGLELGYRINTYTAENPIEQREELRRQFETGELQGLVAIRCLDEGVDIPAIRTAVILASSTNPRQFIQRRGRILRPYPGKEYATLFDTIVTPANLNRDALEVERNLLRKELKRFLEFANLADNAVEACATLRKVEAKYGL, from the coding sequence GTGAATCAACCATCAGTTAATCCCCCCCAAGGATGCCCACAAATTCCTGAAACAATTCAATTAAGAAATTACCAAAAACAAGCGGTTGCCAGTTGGTTTGCTAACCAGGGTCGTGGCACTTTAAAAATGGCCACCGGCAGCGGCAAAACCATCACCGCATTAGCGATCGCCACCGAACTTTATCACAAAATTGGCTTGCAAGTATTGCTAGTCATTTGCCCTTACCGACATTTAGTCACCCAATGGGCAAGAGAATGTGAAAGATTTAATCTTCAGCCGGTGCTTGCCTTTGAAAGCGTTTACGAATGGCAGAGTTTACTTTCCAGTCAATTATACAATATTCGGGCGGGAAATCAAGCTTTTTTGACAGTCGTCACCACCAACTCAACCCTAATCAAAGATAGCTTTCAATCTCAACTAAAATACTTTCCCGAAAAAACCCTAATTGTCGGCGATGAAGCCCATAACTTAGGCAGTTTACGCTTAGAAGAAAGTTTACCCCGTAACCTAGGTTTACGTCTAGCACTTTCCGCCACTCCTGAACGCCATTTTGACGAAATTGGCACTCAAGCAATTTTTGACTATTTTGGCTCAATATTGCAACCAGAATTAAACTTAGCGGATGCCATTCGCCTCGGCGCCCTAGTTCATTATCTTTATTATCCAACTTTAGTCCAACTCACGGAAGAAGAAAGCATCACTTATCACAAATTAACTACCAGAATTGGCTGGGCTTTAAGTAAAAATTCCGATCTCGATCTTGATGATAATGAATTAGTCAGTAATTTATTAATCCAAAGAGCGAGATTAATTGGTAATGCCCAAAATAAGTTAACCGCTTTAAGAGAAATTATGTCTAATCGCCTGCATACTAGCCATACGTTATTTTATTGTGGCGAAGGTTCTAGTCAATCTCTGGATAGTGAAAGCCAGCGTCAAATTACTGCCGTTTGCCGAATTTTGGGATTAGAACTAGGCTATAGAATTAATACATATACGGCAGAAAATCCCATTGAACAACGAGAGGAATTACGGCGACAATTTGAAACGGGAGAACTGCAAGGATTAGTAGCCATTCGCTGTCTGGATGAAGGGGTGGATATTCCGGCAATTCGCACCGCCGTAATTCTTGCCAGTAGCACAAATCCCCGACAATTTATTCAACGACGGGGCAGAATTTTACGCCCTTATCCGGGGAAAGAATATGCAACTTTATTTGATACCATTGTCACTCCAGCAAATTTAAATCGTGATGCCTTAGAAGTTGAAAGAAATTTATTACGCAAAGAGTTAAAACGGTTCTTAGAATTTGCTAATTTAGCGGATAACGCGGTGGAAGCTTGCGCCACCTTGCGAAAAGTTGAAGCCAAGTATGGGTTGTGA
- a CDS encoding AAA family ATPase, whose amino-acid sequence MKLISLHLCNFRQFYSKSPEISFSKGTLNTTIIHGNNGAGKTTLLNAFTWVLYDKFTAAFAAEDQLVNKRAMTEAPLGKPVECWVEVVFEHDNKRYQVKRLCRAYKKQDSIDYGPSDLFMLVAGEDGRWSPPPQPPEDVIGRILPESLHQYFFFDGERIEHIVRDDKKDEIAIATKELLGVEVLNRGIRHLKEAKKSLETDLRGIGNPLTKKFLQDKRKQEQEIEEMANRQKEIAASLTEKSEVKRTLNQRLLELGGAEELQTLRNQIEAQLESLREQLKQAKDNLKKEISTRGYTVLLLERIADFRSIVESLREKGELTSGIQQQFLQDLLERQKCICGEPLTLGSDRYQQVHAWMEKAGSADVEETTIRMIAQVDELDKMQPQFWQEVDQQQDNINQYRIEISKLENHLDDTKNKLRKYPDEDIQNLQNQLDETEQAISDLDREVGSTQQQIDNLKQEIERLDKEIDAQQMNEYRQVLAQRRIAATQDAIERLTEVRNRLESQFKSQLEKRVQEIFSSISFTPYVPKISDKYELTLVENTTGKEAYVAASTGENQILSLSFIGGIIDGVREWSKKNSLMMAPDSSTFPIVMDSPFGSLDQIYRRQIAKILPELANQLVVLVTKTQWRGEVETEMANYIGREYVLVYNSPKSDCQEDSIELGGVLYPLVRRSPNQFEYTEILEVEPRDF is encoded by the coding sequence ATGAAATTAATTTCCTTGCACTTGTGTAATTTTCGGCAATTTTATTCTAAAAGCCCAGAAATTAGTTTTTCCAAGGGAACGCTAAATACGACGATTATTCACGGGAATAATGGCGCAGGAAAAACCACTTTACTGAATGCGTTTACTTGGGTATTGTACGATAAATTTACAGCGGCTTTTGCGGCGGAAGATCAACTGGTAAATAAACGGGCAATGACCGAAGCCCCTTTGGGAAAACCTGTAGAATGCTGGGTTGAGGTTGTGTTTGAACATGATAATAAACGCTATCAAGTGAAGCGGTTATGTCGGGCTTATAAGAAACAAGATAGTATTGATTATGGCCCAAGTGATTTATTTATGTTGGTGGCTGGAGAAGATGGTCGCTGGTCGCCACCCCCCCAACCTCCAGAAGATGTGATTGGGCGGATTTTGCCGGAAAGTTTGCATCAATATTTTTTCTTTGATGGGGAACGCATTGAACATATCGTTCGAGATGATAAAAAGGATGAAATTGCGATCGCCACTAAAGAACTTTTGGGCGTAGAAGTCTTAAACCGAGGAATTAGACATCTGAAAGAAGCCAAAAAATCTTTAGAAACTGATTTACGGGGAATTGGCAATCCCCTAACTAAAAAGTTCTTACAAGATAAACGTAAGCAAGAACAAGAAATAGAAGAAATGGCAAATCGGCAAAAAGAAATTGCCGCTAGTTTAACGGAAAAGTCGGAAGTTAAACGCACCCTAAATCAGCGGTTATTAGAACTCGGTGGCGCTGAAGAGTTGCAAACTTTACGAAATCAAATCGAAGCCCAACTGGAATCGTTACGCGAACAACTAAAGCAGGCAAAAGATAATTTAAAAAAGGAAATTTCAACCCGGGGCTATACGGTGTTATTGTTAGAAAGAATCGCCGATTTTCGTTCGATTGTGGAATCATTGCGGGAAAAAGGTGAGTTAACCAGTGGGATTCAGCAGCAATTTCTCCAAGATTTATTAGAACGACAAAAGTGTATTTGTGGAGAACCCCTGACTTTGGGAAGCGATCGCTATCAACAAGTTCACGCTTGGATGGAAAAAGCTGGGAGTGCTGATGTGGAAGAAACGACGATTCGCATGATTGCCCAAGTAGATGAACTGGATAAAATGCAGCCGCAGTTTTGGCAAGAAGTAGACCAACAGCAAGATAATATTAATCAGTATAGAATTGAAATTTCTAAGTTGGAAAATCACCTAGATGACACAAAAAATAAATTAAGAAAATATCCCGATGAAGATATTCAAAATCTCCAAAATCAATTGGACGAAACCGAACAAGCGATTAGCGATTTAGACCGAGAAGTCGGATCCACTCAGCAACAAATTGATAATTTAAAGCAGGAAATCGAACGGTTAGACAAAGAAATTGATGCCCAACAAATGAATGAGTATCGGCAAGTCCTCGCCCAGCGTCGAATTGCTGCTACCCAAGATGCGATCGAGCGACTAACTGAAGTGAGAAATCGCTTAGAGTCTCAGTTTAAAAGCCAATTAGAAAAGCGGGTACAGGAGATATTTAGCAGTATTTCATTTACCCCATATGTGCCAAAAATTAGCGATAAATATGAGTTGACCCTGGTAGAAAATACTACCGGAAAAGAGGCTTATGTGGCTGCTTCGACTGGAGAAAATCAAATTTTGAGCTTGTCATTTATTGGCGGGATTATTGATGGGGTGCGAGAATGGAGTAAAAAAAATAGCTTAATGATGGCGCCGGATAGTAGCACTTTTCCCATTGTGATGGATTCTCCCTTTGGCAGTTTGGATCAAATTTATCGGCGACAAATTGCTAAAATATTACCAGAATTGGCCAATCAGTTAGTGGTTTTAGTCACAAAAACTCAATGGAGGGGAGAGGTGGAAACTGAAATGGCTAATTATATTGGTCGAGAATATGTGCTGGTATATAATTCCCCAAAATCTGATTGTCAGGAAGATTCGATTGAGTTGGGAGGAGTGTTGTATCCCTTGGTTCGCCGTAGTCCTAATCAATTTGAATATACGGAGATTTTAGAAGTAGAACCGAGAGATTTTTAG